A region from the bacterium genome encodes:
- a CDS encoding ferritin-like domain-containing protein, which produces MNKKKIIDMLNADRADELAAIIQYMGHHYEADGLESPAIIEKFKETAKDEMRHAEMLGERINYLGGEPTKKPSEIKKGGNLKKMIQDDLDGENKAIKNYKEHIKIAAAEGDTTTRLMLEEILSDEEGHADAWETTLGIKK; this is translated from the coding sequence ATGAATAAGAAAAAAATTATTGATATGCTGAATGCCGACCGAGCAGATGAATTAGCTGCGATAATTCAATATATGGGTCATCATTATGAAGCGGATGGATTGGAAAGTCCAGCGATAATAGAAAAGTTTAAAGAAACCGCTAAAGATGAAATGCGACATGCGGAGATGCTTGGGGAACGGATAAATTACCTTGGTGGCGAACCGACTAAAAAACCCTCGGAAATCAAAAAAGGCGGAAATTTAAAAAAGATGATTCAGGATGACCTTGATGGTGAGAATAAGGCGATTAAAAATTATAAAGAACATATCAAAATCGCTGCTGCTGAAGGTGATACCACTACTCGGTTAATGCTAGAAGAGATTTTATCTGATGAAGAGGGTCATGCGGACGCATGGGAAACGACACTTGGAATCAAGAAGTAA
- the carA gene encoding glutamine-hydrolyzing carbamoyl-phosphate synthase small subunit produces MRAILALEDGTIFHGRSFGAEGEGYGEVVFNTSMTGYQEILTDPSYKGQIVTMTYPLIGNYGINPEDIESRRPWVEGFIVRELSVQPSNWRSSSSLSEYLIKHNIVGIEGIDTRALTKHLRDNGVKKGVISTIDHNPKRLVEKAIASPGLIGRDLVREVTIDKPYEFNPQEEIYSNLGPQPIEPQFHVVAFDCGMKTNILRMLTSRGCRVTVVPAHTTADQVLSYNPDGIFLSNGPGDPEGVPYLFNELKKLLDKKPIFGICLGHQMLGLAFGGKTFKLKFGHRGANQPVKYVATGRVEITTQNHGFAVDMNSLNGSGLQQTHINLNDMTNEGFEHTELPIFSVQYHPEASPGPHDAHYLFDKFIRLIEKYK; encoded by the coding sequence ATGCGAGCAATATTAGCATTAGAAGACGGAACAATATTTCATGGACGGTCGTTTGGTGCTGAAGGTGAAGGATATGGCGAAGTAGTGTTCAACACCAGCATGACCGGATATCAGGAGATATTAACCGATCCATCGTATAAAGGGCAAATTGTTACCATGACCTATCCGTTGATAGGGAATTATGGAATTAATCCAGAAGATATCGAATCACGTCGTCCGTGGGTTGAGGGATTTATAGTTCGCGAATTAAGTGTACAACCTAGTAATTGGCGAAGTTCCAGCAGTTTATCCGAATATCTAATCAAACACAATATTGTTGGAATTGAAGGGATTGATACACGAGCATTAACTAAACACCTTCGAGATAACGGGGTAAAAAAAGGGGTTATTTCAACGATTGACCATAATCCGAAACGATTGGTTGAAAAAGCGATTGCATCACCGGGACTTATCGGCCGTGATTTGGTAAGAGAAGTTACAATTGATAAGCCGTATGAATTTAATCCGCAAGAGGAGATATATTCTAACCTTGGACCACAGCCGATTGAACCGCAGTTCCATGTGGTTGCGTTCGATTGCGGTATGAAAACGAATATTTTACGAATGTTAACATCCCGTGGATGTAGGGTAACCGTTGTTCCGGCACATACAACAGCCGACCAGGTTTTATCATATAATCCGGACGGAATTTTTCTCTCTAATGGACCCGGTGACCCAGAAGGAGTCCCGTATCTATTCAATGAACTTAAAAAATTGTTAGATAAAAAACCGATTTTCGGTATCTGTTTAGGGCATCAAATGCTTGGGTTAGCGTTTGGGGGGAAAACTTTTAAACTTAAATTTGGTCATCGGGGGGCGAATCAACCGGTGAAATATGTTGCTACCGGTAGAGTGGAAATCACGACACAAAACCATGGGTTCGCTGTAGATATGAACTCATTGAATGGAAGCGGATTACAGCAAACGCATATAAATTTAAATGATATGACTAACGAAGGATTTGAACATACGGAACTCCCCATATTTAGCGTGCAATATCATCCGGAAGCGAGTCCAGGACCTCATGATGCTCATTATTTATTTGATAAGTTTATTCGACTGATAGAAAAATATAAATGA
- a CDS encoding DUF47 family protein, whose translation MKWRFIPKEEKFFDMFQDQANHVVKAAKALVNILENYSLETIDTKAAEIRTAEHEGDILCHDIIRKLNQTFVTPFDREDIYSLTTRLDDVLDLIEGTVNRLKMYKIQQVTPELITIAKIVLLSCEEILHAIRKMHELPRIADHCIEINRLENEADLVTRQIIAHLFDNTSNPIEIIKWKEIYEYVELATDKCEDIANILEGIMLKNV comes from the coding sequence ATGAAATGGCGATTTATTCCTAAAGAAGAAAAATTTTTTGATATGTTTCAAGACCAAGCTAACCATGTGGTTAAAGCGGCAAAAGCATTGGTTAATATTCTAGAAAATTATAGTCTTGAAACGATTGACACGAAAGCAGCTGAAATCCGAACTGCAGAACACGAAGGCGATATTTTGTGTCACGATATTATCCGGAAACTCAACCAGACGTTTGTTACTCCATTCGATCGTGAAGATATCTATTCATTAACCACGCGATTAGATGATGTTCTCGATTTGATTGAAGGAACAGTCAATCGGCTAAAGATGTATAAAATCCAGCAGGTTACCCCAGAATTAATTACGATAGCTAAAATTGTTCTATTATCCTGCGAAGAAATATTGCATGCGATTCGAAAAATGCATGAGTTGCCTCGGATTGCTGACCATTGTATCGAAATTAACCGGTTAGAAAATGAAGCGGATTTGGTAACCCGACAAATTATCGCACATCTATTTGATAATACGTCAAATCCGATAGAAATTATTAAATGGAAAGAAATATATGAATATGTAGAACTTGCGACAGATAAATGTGAAGATATTGCCAATATTCTAGAAGGGATAATGCTGAAAAACGTGTAA
- a CDS encoding inorganic phosphate transporter: protein MVTLVVIIILIALMFDFYNGMNDAANSIATVVSTQVLKPWQAVIWAAFFNFVAAFGGYIPFLSGVLGLHVANTIGKGVVNPAYVDQWLVLATLIGAIVWSAYCTHSGIPISISHSLVGGFAGAALVKAGIGALVLKGIIKTAIFIFIAPILGLILGLLLMIIVYWLFQRQPPRRIDKYFRKLQLISAASYSLGHGTNDAQKTMGIIAVLLFTTPGTFYYGKPFEVPFWVVITCHFMIAMGTMAGGWFVIKTLGQRITKLKPVHGFCAETGGAITLFIASAFGIPVSTTHTITGAVMGVGTTHRISAVRWGVARSIVLAWILTIPVSAGIAAIIYAVLTLFK, encoded by the coding sequence ATGGTAACTCTGGTAGTGATAATTATACTTATTGCATTAATGTTTGATTTTTATAATGGAATGAATGACGCAGCGAATTCAATTGCTACGGTAGTTTCAACACAAGTTTTAAAACCATGGCAAGCGGTCATCTGGGCAGCATTTTTTAATTTCGTTGCCGCGTTTGGCGGTTATATTCCTTTCTTGAGTGGTGTACTTGGTCTCCACGTAGCAAATACTATTGGGAAAGGAGTAGTCAATCCAGCTTATGTTGACCAATGGCTGGTTCTTGCTACCCTAATCGGGGCAATCGTTTGGTCTGCATACTGTACACATTCCGGAATACCAATAAGCATCTCGCATTCTTTAGTTGGCGGATTTGCCGGAGCTGCTCTCGTTAAAGCTGGAATTGGTGCGCTGGTACTAAAAGGAATAATTAAGACGGCGATATTTATTTTCATTGCGCCGATTTTAGGCCTAATACTTGGATTGTTACTTATGATAATTGTTTACTGGCTATTCCAAAGGCAACCCCCACGGCGGATCGATAAATATTTTCGAAAACTACAGTTGATTTCCGCTGCATCATATAGTCTTGGTCACGGAACAAATGATGCGCAAAAAACCATGGGAATTATTGCTGTTTTATTATTTACCACACCGGGCACTTTTTATTATGGAAAACCATTTGAAGTCCCGTTCTGGGTTGTTATCACATGCCATTTTATGATTGCTATGGGAACAATGGCTGGTGGTTGGTTTGTTATTAAAACATTAGGACAGCGGATAACCAAACTCAAGCCAGTGCATGGATTTTGTGCTGAGACCGGCGGAGCAATAACCTTATTTATCGCGAGTGCATTCGGTATTCCAGTTAGCACCACGCATACAATAACTGGTGCCGTGATGGGAGTCGGAACAACACATCGGATAAGTGCAGTACGTTGGGGTGTAGCGCGTAGTATCGTTTTAGCGTGGATTTTAACGATACCGGTTTCTGCGGGTATTGCTGCGATAATTTATGCTGTATTAACCCTATTTAAGTAA